The Camelina sativa cultivar DH55 chromosome 14, Cs, whole genome shotgun sequence genome includes a window with the following:
- the LOC104741738 gene encoding protein argonaute 2-like isoform X2, whose translation MERGGYRGGRGDGRGRGGGGRGDGGGGGHGYGGGGDRGRGYGGGDRGRGRGTERGGGNRGHGRGEQQDFRSQSQWGPPSGHGGRGTQFQQPRPQATPQTQVTQAGPPSGHGGRGTQFQQPRPQATPQTQVTQAGPPSGHGGRGTQFQQPRPQATPQTQVTQAGPPSGHGGRGTQFQQPRPQATPQTQVTQAGPPSGHGGRGTQFQQPRPQATPQTQVTQAGPPSGHGGRGTQFQQPRPQATPQTQVTQAGPPSGHGGRGTQFQQPRPQATPQTQVTQAGPPSGHGGRGTQFQQPRPQATPQTQVTQAGPPSGHGGRGTQFQQPRPQATPQTQVTQAGPPSGHGGRGTQFQQPRPQATPQTQVTQAGPPSGHGGRGTQLQQPRPQAAQVTQVPHAGGAWGRKPQVSSDSASPSTSVVVTEPVRVAEVMNPRPSVQVASTDRKEPMKRPDSGGVVAVRRVNLYVNHFRVNFNPDSVIRHYDVEIKGDNPTKKISRFELAMVRDKVFTDNPGEFPIAMTAYDGQKNIFSAAELPTGSFKVEFPATEEMRGRSYTFTIKQVNALKLRDLKEYMTGSTSSNPRDVLQGMDVVMKEHPSKCMITVGKSFFIREPERGEDFGFGVAAAKGYRHTLKPTAQGLSLCLDYSVLAFRKAMSVIDYLKLYFDLSDIRQVRNCRGDVEMELTGLKVTVNHRKNKQKLTIVGLSKQDTKDIKFDLIDQEGNEPPRKTTIVEYFRIKYGRDIEHKDIPCLDLGKNGRQNFVPMEFCDLVEGQIYPKDDLDKDSALWLKKLSLVSPKQRQENIDKMIKSRNGPSGGEIIGNFGLKVDTNMTHVEGRVLKAPTLKLADRGRAVSEEPNARQNNQWNLMRKGVTRGSIVKHWAVLDFTASERFNKMPNDFVDALMERCWKLGMQMEPPIVYKTSRMDTLSNCNALEELLRSVIEEASRKHGGARPTLVLSAMSGRADGYKTLKWVAETKLGLVTQCFLTGSATRGGRISDQYLANLALKINAKVGGSNVELMDNNFSFFQKNDEVMFIGADVNHPAARDKMSPSIVAVVGTLNWPAANRYAARVIAQPHRKEEIQGFGDACLELVKAHFKSTGKRPNKIVIFRDGVSDAQFDMVLNVELLDVKLTFQKYDYNPKITVIVAQKRHQTRFFPATSNDGSDKGNVPSGTVVDTKVIHPYEYDFYLCSHHGGIGTSKPTHYYTLWDELGFTSDQVQKLIFEMCFTFTRCTKPVSLVPPVYYADMVAYRGRIYHEASSRERNIRQPRGASTSAASLASSLSSLTIEDKAIFKLHAELENVMFFV comes from the exons ATGGAGCGAGGTGGTTACCGAGGAGGTCGTGGTGATGGCCGTGGCAGAGGCGGCGGAGGTCGTggcgatggtggtggtggtggtcatggttacggcggaggaggagaccGTGGTCGCGGTTATGGCGGCGGAGATCGCGGTCGTGGTCGCGGCACAGAGCGAGGCGGTGGGAATCGTGGTCATGGTCGCGGTGAGCAACAGGATTTCAGaagccagagtcagtggggaccTCCGTCAGGTCACGGTGGCCGTGGGACTCAGTTCCAGCAACCTCGACCACAGGCGACTCCGCAGACTCAGGTGACACAAGCAGGACCTCCGTCAGGTCACGGTGGCCGTGGGACTCAGTTCCAGCAACCTCGACCACAGGCGACTCCGCAGACTCAGGTGACACAAGCAGGACCTCCGTCAGGTCACGGTGGCCGTGGGACTCAGTTCCAGCAACCTCGACCACAGGCGACTCCGCAGACTCAGGTGACACAAGCAGGACCTCCGTCAGGTCACGGTGGCCGTGGGACTCAGTTCCAGCAACCTCGACCACAGGCGACTCCGCAGACTCAGGTGACACAAGCAGGACCTCCGTCAGGTCACGGTGGCCGTGGGACTCAGTTCCAGCAACCTCGACCACAGGCGACTCCGCAGACTCAGGTGACACAAGCAGGACCTCCGTCAGGTCACGGTGGCCGTGGGACTCAGTTCCAGCAACCTCGACCACAGGCGACTCCGCAGACTCAGGTGACACAAGCAGGACCTCCGTCAGGTCACGGTGGCCGTGGGACTCAGTTCCAGCAACCTCGACCACAGGCGACTCCGCAGACTCAGGTGACACAAGCAGGACCTCCGTCAGGTCACGGTGGCCGTGGGACTCAGTTCCAGCAACCTCGACCACAGGCGACTCCGCAGACTCAGGTGACACAAGCAGGACCTCCGTCAGGTCACGGTGGCCGTGGGACTCAGTTCCAGCAACCTCGACCACAGGCGACTCCGCAGACTCAGGTGACACAAGCAGGACCTCCGTCAGGTCACGGTGGCCGTGGGACTCAGTTCCAGCAACCTCGACCACAGGCGACTCCGCAGACTCAGGTGACACAAGCAGGACCTCCGTCAGGTCACGGTGGCCGTGGTACTCAGTTGCAACAACCTCGGCCACAGGCGGCTCAGGTGACACAAGTGCCTCATGCTGGAGGCGCTTGGGGTCGTAAGCCACAGGTTTCTTCTGATTCGGCTTCTCCGTCCACCTCCGTTGTGGTTACTGAACCCGTTCGTG TTGCTGAAGTGATGAATCCAAGACCATCTGTACAAGTTGCGTCTACTGATAGGAAAGAACCCATGAAGCGACCTGATAGTGGCGGTGTTGTGGCTGTGCGGCGTGTTAATCTATATGTCAATCATTTTAGAGTCAACTTCAATCCTGATAGTGTCATAAGACATTATGATGTTGAAATCAAAGGAGATAACCCTACTAAGAAGATATCGAGGTTTGAGCTAGCTATGGTCAGGGACAAGGTGTTCACCGATAATCCCGGCGAGTTTCCCATCGCTATGACTGCTTATGATGGTCAGAAGAACATTTTCAGCGCGGCTGAACTGCCTACGGGTTCATTCAAGGTGGAGTTCCCTGCAACTGAAGAGATGAGAGGTCGTAGCTATACGTTTACCATCAAGCAGGTGAATGCGCTGAAGCTACGTGACTTGAAAGAGTACATGACAGGGAGTACGTCTTCCAATCCGCGTGATGTATTGCAAGGGATGGATGTTGTGATGAAGGAGCATCCTTCTAAGTGTATGATCACTGTTGGTAAAAGCTTTTTCATTCGTGAGCCTGAGCGTGGTGAAGACTTTGGCTTCGGGGTTGCAGCTGCGAAAGGGTATCGTCATACTCTGAAGCCCACGGCACAAGGTTTATCATTGTGCTTGGACTACTCCGTGTTGGCGTTTCGCAAAGCAATGTCAGTCATCGACTACTTGAAGTTGTACTTTGACTTGTCTGATATTCGTCAGGTCAGGAATTGTAGGGGTGATGTAGAAATGGAATTGACTGGTTTGAAAGTCACTGTCAATCATCGAAAGAACAAGCAGAAACTCACCATTGTAGGGCTGAGTAAGCAAGACACAAAAGACATAAAGTTTGATCTTATTGATCAAGAGGGAAACGAGCCGCCAAGAAAAACTACCATTGTTGAGTATTTCAGGATCAAGTATGGAAGAGACATTGAGCACAAAGATATTCCTTGCTTGGATTTGGGGAAAAATGGTCGGCAAAATTTTGTCCCCATGGAGTTCTGCGACTTGGTTGAGGGTCAGATTTATCCAAAGGATGACTTAGATAAGGATTCAGCGTTGTGGTTAAAGAAGTTGTCACTGGTCAGTCCAAAACAAAGGCAGGAAAATATTGATAAGATGATAAAGTCTCGTAATGGACCGAGCGG TGGAGAAATCATTGGAAACTTCGGATTGAAAGTGGATACAAACATGACACATGTGGAAGGTCGTGTACTAAAGGCCCCAACATTGAAGTTGGCAGATAGAGGGAGAGCTGTGAGCGAGGAACCCAACGCGAGACAGAACAACCAATGGAACCTTATGAGGAAGGGAGTCACAAGGGGATCTATAGTCAAGCATTGGGCTGTACTTGACTTCACCGCATCCGAGAGATTTAACAAGATGCCTAATGACTTTGTGGATGCCCTGATGGAACGTTGTTGGAAACTTGGGATGCAGATGGAGCCTCCTATCGTTTACAAAACATCGAGAATGGATACGCTTTCTAATTGTAATGCTCTTGAGGAATTGCTTCGGTCCGTAATTGAAGAGGCTTCTCGTAAGCATGGTGGGGCTCGTCCTACTCTTGTTCTTTCTGCTATGTCTGGGAGGGCCGATGGCTACAAGACTCTGAAATGGGTAGCAGAAACCAAACTGGGTCTGGTAACTCAGTGTTTCTTGACCGGGTCTGCCACTAGAGGAGGTAGAATTTCTGATCAGTACCTTGCAAATCTTGCCCTCAAGATAAACGCAAAGGTTGGTGGAAGCAACGTCGAGCTGATGGATAataatttctctttcttccaaaAAAATGATGAGGTCATGTTCATTGGTGCCGATGTCAATCATCCCGCTGCTCGAGACAAGATGAGTCCGTCTATTGTTGCTGTTGTGGGAACTCTAAACTGGCCTGCAGCTAACCGTTATGCAGCTAGAGTCATTGCCCAGCCTCACCGTAAAGAGGAAATACAAGGATTTGGGGATGCTTGCTTGGAGCTTGTCAAAGCTCATTTTAAGTCCACTGGGAAACGACCTAACAAGATTGTGATATTCCGTGATGGTGTCAGCGATGCTCAGTTCGATATGGTTCTCAATGTGGAGTTGCTTGATGTCAAGCTGACTTTTCAAAAGTATGATTACAATCCAAAGATAACGGTAATCGTAGCACAGAAACGTCATCAAACTCGTTTCTTCCCCGCCACAAGCAATGATGGAAGTGATAAGGGGAATGTGCCTTCAGGTACGGTTGTTGATACTAAAGTCATTCACCCGTATGAGTATGATTTCTACCTATGCAGTCACCACGGAGGGATCGGGACAAGCAAACCGACTCATTACTACACTCTTTGGGATGAACTTGGATTCACATCAGATCAGGTTCAGAAGCTCATCTTCGAGATGTGTTTCACTTTCACTCGCTGCACCAAACCCGTCTCTCTTGTTCCTCCGGTTTATTATGCTGACATGGTTGCCTATAGAGGAAGGATTTACCATGAGGCAAGCTCTCGTGAGAGGAACATTAGGCAGCCGAGGGGAGCTTCTACGTCTGCTGCTTCGCTTGCCTCTTCATTATCATCTCTTACAATCGAGGACAAAGCAATTTTCAAGCTGCACGCAGAGCTTGAGAATGTTATGTTCTTCGTCTGA
- the LOC104741738 gene encoding protein argonaute 2-like isoform X1 translates to MERGGYRGGRGDGRGRGGGGRGDGGGGGHGYGGGGDRGRGYGGGDRGRGRGTERGGGNRGHGRGEQQDFRSQSQWGPPSGHGGRGTQFQQPRPQATPQTQVTQAGPPSGHGGRGTQFQQPRPQATPQTQVTQAGPPSGHGGRGTQFQQPRPQATPQTQVTQAGPPSGHGGRGTQFQQPRPQATPQTQVTQAGPPSGHGGRGTQFQQPRPQATPQTQVTQAGPPSGHGGRGTQFQQPRPQATPQTQVTQAGPPSGHGGRGTQFQQPRPQATPQTQVTQAGPPSGHGGRGTQFQQPRPQATPQTQVTQAGPPSGHGGRGTQFQQPRPQATPQTQVTQAGPPSGHGGRGTQFQQPRPQATPQTQVTQAGPPSGHGGRGTQLQQPRPQAAQVTQVPHAGGAWGRKPQVSSDSASPSTSVVVTEPVRVAEVMNPRPSVQVASTDRKEPMKRPDSGGVVAVRRVNLYVNHFRVNFNPDSVIRHYDVEIKGDNPTKKISRFELAMVRDKVFTDNPGEFPIAMTAYDGQKNIFSAAELPTGSFKVEFPATEEMRGRSYTFTIKQVNALKLRDLKEYMTGSTSSNPRDVLQGMDVVMKEHPSKCMITVGKSFFIREPERGEDFGFGVAAAKGYRHTLKPTAQGLSLCLDYSVLAFRKAMSVIDYLKLYFDLSDIRQVRNCRGDVEMELTGLKVTVNHRKNKQKLTIVGLSKQDTKDIKFDLIDQEGNEPPRKTTIVEYFRIKYGRDIEHKDIPCLDLGKNGRQNFVPMEFCDLVEGQIYPKDDLDKDSALWLKKLSLVSPKQRQENIDKMIKSRNGPSGGEIIGNFGLKVDTNMTHVEGRVLKAPTLKLADRGRAVSEEPNARQNNQWNLMRKGVTRGSIVKHWAVLDFTASERFNKMPNDFVDALMERCWKLGMQMEPPIVYKTSRMDTLSNCNALEELLRSVIEEASRKHGGARPTLVLSAMSGRADGYKTLKWVAETKLGLVTQCFLTGSATRGGRISDQYLANLALKINAKVGGSNVELMDNNFSFFQKNDEVMFIGADVNHPAARDKMSPSIVAVVGTLNWPAANRYAARVIAQPHRKEEIQGFGDACLELVKAHFKSTGKRPNKIVIFRDGVSDAQFDMVLNVELLDVKLTFQKYDYNPKITVIVAQKRHQTRFFPATSNDGSDKGNVPSGTVVDTKVIHPYEYDFYLCSHHGGIGTSKPTHYYTLWDELGFTSDQVQKLIFEMCFTFTRCTKPVSLVPPVYYADMVAYRGRIYHEASSRERNIRQPRGASTSAASLASSLSSLTIEDKAIFKLHAELENVMFFV, encoded by the exons ATGGAGCGAGGTGGTTACCGAGGAGGTCGTGGTGATGGCCGTGGCAGAGGCGGCGGAGGTCGTggcgatggtggtggtggtggtcatggttacggcggaggaggagaccGTGGTCGCGGTTATGGCGGCGGAGATCGCGGTCGTGGTCGCGGCACAGAGCGAGGCGGTGGGAATCGTGGTCATGGTCGCGGTGAGCAACAGGATTTCAGaagccagagtcagtggggaccTCCGTCAGGTCACGGTGGCCGTGGGACTCAGTTCCAGCAACCTCGACCACAGGCGACTCCGCAGACTCAGGTGACACAAGCAGGACCTCCGTCAGGTCACGGTGGCCGTGGGACTCAGTTCCAGCAACCTCGACCACAGGCGACTCCGCAGACTCAGGTGACACAAGCAGGACCTCCGTCAGGTCACGGTGGCCGTGGGACTCAGTTCCAGCAACCTCGACCACAGGCGACTCCGCAGACTCAGGTGACACAAGCAGGACCTCCGTCAGGTCACGGTGGCCGTGGGACTCAGTTCCAGCAACCTCGACCACAGGCGACTCCGCAGACTCAGGTGACACAAGCAGGACCTCCGTCAGGTCACGGTGGCCGTGGGACTCAGTTCCAGCAACCTCGACCACAGGCGACTCCGCAGACTCAGGTGACACAAGCAGGACCTCCGTCAGGTCACGGTGGCCGTGGGACTCAGTTCCAGCAACCTCGACCACAGGCGACTCCGCAGACTCAGGTGACACAAGCAGGACCTCCGTCAGGTCACGGTGGCCGTGGGACTCAGTTCCAGCAACCTCGACCACAGGCGACTCCGCAGACTCAGGTGACACAAGCAGGACCTCCGTCAGGTCACGGTGGCCGTGGGACTCAGTTCCAGCAACCTCGACCACAGGCGACTCCGCAGACTCAGGTGACACAAGCAGGACCTCCGTCAGGTCACGGTGGCCGTGGGACTCAGTTCCAGCAACCTCGACCACAGGCGACTCCGCAGACTCAGGTGACACAAGCAGGACCTCCGTCAGGTCACGGTGGCCGTGGGACTCAGTTCCAGCAACCTCGACCACAGGCGACTCCGCAGACTCAGGTGACACAAGCAGGACCTCCGTCAGGTCACGGTGGCCGTGGTACTCAGTTGCAACAACCTCGGCCACAGGCGGCTCAGGTGACACAAGTGCCTCATGCTGGAGGCGCTTGGGGTCGTAAGCCACAGGTTTCTTCTGATTCGGCTTCTCCGTCCACCTCCGTTGTGGTTACTGAACCCGTTCGTG TTGCTGAAGTGATGAATCCAAGACCATCTGTACAAGTTGCGTCTACTGATAGGAAAGAACCCATGAAGCGACCTGATAGTGGCGGTGTTGTGGCTGTGCGGCGTGTTAATCTATATGTCAATCATTTTAGAGTCAACTTCAATCCTGATAGTGTCATAAGACATTATGATGTTGAAATCAAAGGAGATAACCCTACTAAGAAGATATCGAGGTTTGAGCTAGCTATGGTCAGGGACAAGGTGTTCACCGATAATCCCGGCGAGTTTCCCATCGCTATGACTGCTTATGATGGTCAGAAGAACATTTTCAGCGCGGCTGAACTGCCTACGGGTTCATTCAAGGTGGAGTTCCCTGCAACTGAAGAGATGAGAGGTCGTAGCTATACGTTTAC CATCAAGCAGGTGAATGCGCTGAAGCTACGTGACTTGAAAGAGTACATGACAGGGAGTACGTCTTCCAATCCGCGTGATGTATTGCAAGGGATGGATGTTGTGATGAAGGAGCATCCTTCTAAGTGTATGATCACTGTTGGTAAAAGCTTTTTCATTCGTGAGCCTGAGCGTGGTGAAGACTTTGGCTTCGGGGTTGCAGCTGCGAAAGGGTATCGTCATACTCTGAAGCCCACGGCACAAGGTTTATCATTGTGCTTGGACTACTCCGTGTTGGCGTTTCGCAAAGCAATGTCAGTCATCGACTACTTGAAGTTGTACTTTGACTTGTCTGATATTCGTCAGGTCAGGAATTGTAGGGGTGATGTAGAAATGGAATTGACTGGTTTGAAAGTCACTGTCAATCATCGAAAGAACAAGCAGAAACTCACCATTGTAGGGCTGAGTAAGCAAGACACAAAAGACATAAAGTTTGATCTTATTGATCAAGAGGGAAACGAGCCGCCAAGAAAAACTACCATTGTTGAGTATTTCAGGATCAAGTATGGAAGAGACATTGAGCACAAAGATATTCCTTGCTTGGATTTGGGGAAAAATGGTCGGCAAAATTTTGTCCCCATGGAGTTCTGCGACTTGGTTGAGGGTCAGATTTATCCAAAGGATGACTTAGATAAGGATTCAGCGTTGTGGTTAAAGAAGTTGTCACTGGTCAGTCCAAAACAAAGGCAGGAAAATATTGATAAGATGATAAAGTCTCGTAATGGACCGAGCGG TGGAGAAATCATTGGAAACTTCGGATTGAAAGTGGATACAAACATGACACATGTGGAAGGTCGTGTACTAAAGGCCCCAACATTGAAGTTGGCAGATAGAGGGAGAGCTGTGAGCGAGGAACCCAACGCGAGACAGAACAACCAATGGAACCTTATGAGGAAGGGAGTCACAAGGGGATCTATAGTCAAGCATTGGGCTGTACTTGACTTCACCGCATCCGAGAGATTTAACAAGATGCCTAATGACTTTGTGGATGCCCTGATGGAACGTTGTTGGAAACTTGGGATGCAGATGGAGCCTCCTATCGTTTACAAAACATCGAGAATGGATACGCTTTCTAATTGTAATGCTCTTGAGGAATTGCTTCGGTCCGTAATTGAAGAGGCTTCTCGTAAGCATGGTGGGGCTCGTCCTACTCTTGTTCTTTCTGCTATGTCTGGGAGGGCCGATGGCTACAAGACTCTGAAATGGGTAGCAGAAACCAAACTGGGTCTGGTAACTCAGTGTTTCTTGACCGGGTCTGCCACTAGAGGAGGTAGAATTTCTGATCAGTACCTTGCAAATCTTGCCCTCAAGATAAACGCAAAGGTTGGTGGAAGCAACGTCGAGCTGATGGATAataatttctctttcttccaaaAAAATGATGAGGTCATGTTCATTGGTGCCGATGTCAATCATCCCGCTGCTCGAGACAAGATGAGTCCGTCTATTGTTGCTGTTGTGGGAACTCTAAACTGGCCTGCAGCTAACCGTTATGCAGCTAGAGTCATTGCCCAGCCTCACCGTAAAGAGGAAATACAAGGATTTGGGGATGCTTGCTTGGAGCTTGTCAAAGCTCATTTTAAGTCCACTGGGAAACGACCTAACAAGATTGTGATATTCCGTGATGGTGTCAGCGATGCTCAGTTCGATATGGTTCTCAATGTGGAGTTGCTTGATGTCAAGCTGACTTTTCAAAAGTATGATTACAATCCAAAGATAACGGTAATCGTAGCACAGAAACGTCATCAAACTCGTTTCTTCCCCGCCACAAGCAATGATGGAAGTGATAAGGGGAATGTGCCTTCAGGTACGGTTGTTGATACTAAAGTCATTCACCCGTATGAGTATGATTTCTACCTATGCAGTCACCACGGAGGGATCGGGACAAGCAAACCGACTCATTACTACACTCTTTGGGATGAACTTGGATTCACATCAGATCAGGTTCAGAAGCTCATCTTCGAGATGTGTTTCACTTTCACTCGCTGCACCAAACCCGTCTCTCTTGTTCCTCCGGTTTATTATGCTGACATGGTTGCCTATAGAGGAAGGATTTACCATGAGGCAAGCTCTCGTGAGAGGAACATTAGGCAGCCGAGGGGAGCTTCTACGTCTGCTGCTTCGCTTGCCTCTTCATTATCATCTCTTACAATCGAGGACAAAGCAATTTTCAAGCTGCACGCAGAGCTTGAGAATGTTATGTTCTTCGTCTGA